The stretch of DNA CGGCGCCGTCCATGCGCAAGAGGGTGACGTCGCCAAGCCGCGCGACCGAGCCGCTCTGGGTCACGGCGGCGAACAGATTGGCGGCTTTGGCTGGCATGCGGCTTGGACTAATATGGCAACGACACTTCCAAGTATAAGCCGGCCGGGAGGACAGCACGCATGCCCCGCTTCGTACGCTGGATGGCTGCCGCCGGACTGCTGCTGGTCTGCGTGCCCGCAGGCGCGCAGCCTTCCGCCATCGCAGTGCCGCCTGAATTTCTCGAGCCCCTGCTGCAGAAGTACCAGGAGGTGCGCAAGCGGCTGGGCAACGCCCGCCATGTAGCCTTGCTGAACTACCGCCAGCCGTCGTGGGAGCCGCGCTTCCACATCATCGATCCGGGCACGCGCAAGATCCTGCGCAGTTATGTGGTGGCGCATGGCCGCGGCTCCGATCCGGAGCACACCGGCTATGCGCGCCGCTTCAGCGACGAGCCGGAGAGCCACCAGAGCTCGCTGGGGTTCTTTCTGACCGGGGACACCTATGTCAGCGAGTCCAAGGGGCATGGGCTGTCGATGCGGCTGGTGGGTCTGTCGGAGACCAACCGCAACGCGATGCATCGCGCGATCGTGATCCATTCCAACTGGTACATGGACCCGGGCTTTCTGGCCCAGCACCGCAAGCCCGGCCGCAGCTATGGCTGCCTGGTGTTTTCCGACCGCGATCGCGACGAGGTGGTGGACAAACTGAAGGGCGGCGCGCTGATCTACGCCGCCTATTGAGACGTCAGCCCATCCGCGCCACCCATGCCAGCGGCAGGTGGCGCATGAGAAAGCCGATCAACGTCCAGGGCCAGACCGGCGTGAAGGCCTCGGCCACTTCCTTCTCGATCGCTCGGACCATGGAGCGGCAGCCGGTCTCGGTGTCCACCATGAAGGGCGTGTTCTTCACTTTCTCGTTGATCTCGCTGCGGATGTAGCCCGGATAAAGCGTGGTGACCCTGATGGGCGTGCGCAACAGGTCGGCGCGGATGCCTTCGGCCAGCGAAGCCACGCCGGCCTTGGTCGCGGCATAGGTGGTGATGTTGCCGCGGAAGCCGCGCATGGCGCTGACCGAGGACACCATCACCAGGTGACCGCGGTTCTGCTTACGGAAGATTTCCACCGCGGCCTCGCACTGCGCCAGCGCGGCGACGAAGTTGGTCTCGGCGGTCTGGCGGTTGGCCCAGAAATAGCCGGTGCCGATCGGCTGGCCCTTGCCGATGCCGGCGTTGACGATCACGCGGTCCAGCCCGCCGAATTCCTGCTCGAATTCGCGGAACACGCGGAATACGTCGTCGTACTGGTTGACGTCGAGCGCCTTGACCGAAATCCGGATACCCGGGTACTTCGACACCAGTTCCTGCCTCAGCTGCTCCAGCCGTTCGGTGCGGCGCGCGCACAGCGCAAGGTTGCGGCCCAGCGCGGCGAACTGCCGTGCCATTTCCTCGCCGAGTCCGGAGCTCGCGCCCGTGATGAGTATGGTTTTGCGCATGGGTGCACCTATTTGCTGTAACCGCGTTTTGCCAGCTCGATGCGCGCGATCAGGCCCTTGTGAACCTCGTCGGGCCCGTCGGCGAGTCTGAGCGAACGCGCCTGGATGAAGAAACCGGTCAGCGGCGTGTCACGCGACACGCCGGCGCCACCGTGGATCTGGATGGCGTCGTCCACGACTCTCTGCAGCACGTTCGGCGCCACCACCTTGATGGCGGAAATTTCCGTCATCGCACCCAGTGCGCCGACCTTGTCCATTTTCCAGGCGGCATAAAGGGTCAGCAACCGCGCCTGGTCGATGGCAATCCGGGCTTCCGCCACCCGCTCGCGGTTGCCGCCGAGGTTGAGCAGCGGCTTGCCGAAGGCCGTGCGCCGCATGCCGCGCTCGATCATCAGTTCCAGCGCGGCCTCCGCCGCGCCGAGGCAGCGCATGCAGTGGTGGATGCGCCCGGGCCCGAGCCGGCCCTGCGCGATCTCGAAGCCCTTGCCCGGCCCGGCGATGAGGTTGGATACCGGCACGCGTACGCTGTTGAAGTGCACCTCGCCATGGCCATGCGGCGCATCGTACTCGCCGAACACCGGCAGCATGCGCTTGATCTCCACGCCCGGTGTATCCAGCGGCACCAGCACCATGGAATGCTGGTGGTGGCGGTCCTTCTTCTCGTCCGGCGTGCGAGCCATGAAAATGGCGATCTTCGCGGCCGGGTCGCCGATGCCGCTGGACCACCATTTCCTGCCGTTGAGCACGACGGTATCGCCCTCGACCACGGCGGTGGCCTGCATGTTGGTAGCATCGGACGAGGCCACGTCCGGTTCGGTCATGCAGAACACCGAACGGATCTCGCCGGCCAGCAGCGGCTTGAGCCAGCGTTCTTTCTGTTCCTCGCTGCCGTACTTCCACAGCACTTCCATGTTGCCGCTGTCCGGCGCGCTGCAGTTGAACACCTCCGGCGCCATGAAGCTGCGTCCCGTCTCCTCGGCAATCGGCGCGTACTCGAGCGTGGACAGGCCGGCGCCGAGCTCGGCGTCGGGCAGGAACAGGTTCCACAGGCCTTCGGCCTTGGCTTTCGCCTTGAGCGCCGCCATCTGCGGGGGCTTTTGCCAGCGCGTCCAGTCGCCGCCGGGGTTCTGTTCCGCGACCGCCCGCCAGTAGGCGTCCTCGACCGGCTGGATGTGCTCGCGCATGAAGGCCTTCACGCGCTTGAGGTAATCCTTGGATCTGGCGCTGGGCTCGAAGTCCATCGGCTGATCTCCGCAAGCAAGCCGCCATCCTACTGGAAGAAGGCCGCGCTGTTGATATCATCCCGTCCGGCCATTCATCCAGTACTGATCAATCCGTCTCCCGCTTGGCGGGGGAGGAGCGGGGAGAGGCATTCATGAAAATCCAGAACAGCGTGACGGTGGTGACGGGCGGCGCCTCCGGCCTCGGCGAGGCCACGGTGCGGCGCCTGGTGCAGCACGGCGGCAAGGTGGTTATTGCCGACCTCAACGAAGACCGCGGCCAGGCGCTGGCCGCCGAGCTGGGCAAGGTCGCAGTCTTCGTGCGCTGCGACGTGGCCAGCGAAAGCGATGCGCAGGCGGCCGTGGACGCAGCCATCAGGGGCTTCGGCCGCCTCGACGGCCTGGTGAACTGCGCCGGCATCGGCACGCCGGCCAAGGCGGTCGGCAAGGAC from Nevskiales bacterium encodes:
- a CDS encoding murein L,D-transpeptidase catalytic domain family protein; translation: MPRFVRWMAAAGLLLVCVPAGAQPSAIAVPPEFLEPLLQKYQEVRKRLGNARHVALLNYRQPSWEPRFHIIDPGTRKILRSYVVAHGRGSDPEHTGYARRFSDEPESHQSSLGFFLTGDTYVSESKGHGLSMRLVGLSETNRNAMHRAIVIHSNWYMDPGFLAQHRKPGRSYGCLVFSDRDRDEVVDKLKGGALIYAAY
- a CDS encoding SDR family oxidoreductase — protein: MRKTILITGASSGLGEEMARQFAALGRNLALCARRTERLEQLRQELVSKYPGIRISVKALDVNQYDDVFRVFREFEQEFGGLDRVIVNAGIGKGQPIGTGYFWANRQTAETNFVAALAQCEAAVEIFRKQNRGHLVMVSSVSAMRGFRGNITTYAATKAGVASLAEGIRADLLRTPIRVTTLYPGYIRSEINEKVKNTPFMVDTETGCRSMVRAIEKEVAEAFTPVWPWTLIGFLMRHLPLAWVARMG
- a CDS encoding acyl-CoA dehydrogenase family protein codes for the protein MDFEPSARSKDYLKRVKAFMREHIQPVEDAYWRAVAEQNPGGDWTRWQKPPQMAALKAKAKAEGLWNLFLPDAELGAGLSTLEYAPIAEETGRSFMAPEVFNCSAPDSGNMEVLWKYGSEEQKERWLKPLLAGEIRSVFCMTEPDVASSDATNMQATAVVEGDTVVLNGRKWWSSGIGDPAAKIAIFMARTPDEKKDRHHQHSMVLVPLDTPGVEIKRMLPVFGEYDAPHGHGEVHFNSVRVPVSNLIAGPGKGFEIAQGRLGPGRIHHCMRCLGAAEAALELMIERGMRRTAFGKPLLNLGGNRERVAEARIAIDQARLLTLYAAWKMDKVGALGAMTEISAIKVVAPNVLQRVVDDAIQIHGGAGVSRDTPLTGFFIQARSLRLADGPDEVHKGLIARIELAKRGYSK